Proteins from one Kazachstania africana CBS 2517 chromosome 1, complete genome genomic window:
- the KAFR0A08530 gene encoding uncharacterized protein (similar to Saccharomyces cerevisiae YNL320W; ancestral locus Anc_3.21), with amino-acid sequence MKWFTGGVFALTTVSFGALYIFQNRLVYPSWAQGARKYVDTPASRGLPYERVVLASKDGVQIEAYDLQNKNSTSTVLILCPNAGNIGYFIPVIELFYKQLGTSVFIYSYRGYGHSEGSPSEAGLKRDADRVLSYLSTNDFHKKRKLVLYGRSLGGANAIYIASKFGNLVDGVILENTFLSIRKVIPYMFPILKRLAFMCHEIWNSEQEIKGIPETISILFLRGLKDEIVPPHHMKKLFEICPSKDKRIFEFPLGHHNDTILQDGYWAIIEEFLSSHGFI; translated from the coding sequence ATGAAATGGTTCACAGGTGGTGTGTTTGCATTGACAACTGTTTCTTTTGGCGCGCTGTACATTTTTCAGAACAGACTAGTTTACCCATCTTGGGCCCAAGGAGCTAGAAAATATGTGGATACACCAGCTTCCAGAGGACTTCCTTATGAACGTGTCGTATTGGCTTCAAAAGACGGTGTACAAATTGAAGCATACGACCTTCAGAACAAAAACTCTACATCCACAGTGTTGATATTATGCCCTAACGCAGGAAACATCGGCTATTTTATACCAGTCATCGAGTTATTCTACAAGCAGCTAGGCACAAGTGTCTTTATTTATTCATACAGAGGATATGGTCATTCTGAAGGTAGTCCCAGCGAGGCAGGACTGAAAAGAGATGCTGATAGAGTTCTGTCTTACCTTTCAACAAATGATTTccataaaaaaagaaagttgGTTCTGTATGGCCGTTCACTGGGTGGAGCCAATGCTATTTACATTGCATCgaaatttggtaatttaGTTGATGGTgtcattcttgaaaatacCTTTTTAAGTATCCGCAAAGTTATCCCATATATGTTTCCAATTTTAAAGAGGTTGGCCTTCATGTGCCATGAAATATGGAACTCAGAGCAAGAGATCAAAGGGATTCCAGAAACTATTTCGATACTATTTCTACGAGGCCtgaaagatgaaattgtaCCTCCTCATcatatgaaaaaattatttgaaatatgtcCAAGCAAGGATAAGCGTATCTTTGAATTCCCATTGGGTCATCATAATGATACAATTCTCCAAGATGGCTATTGGGCTATCATAGAGGAATTTTTGAGCAGCCATGGGTTTatatga
- the PHA2 gene encoding prephenate dehydratase PHA2 (similar to Saccharomyces cerevisiae PHA2 (YNL316C); ancestral locus Anc_3.29), with protein MTSTKTKVLFLGPVGTYSHQAALQQFGDSDDIEYIPAQSIPQCFDDLEGAKDITYSVVPLENSTNGQVVFSYDLLRDRMLDEKCQKKQNQIISSLEVIGEQYVSIAHCLISPVDISGPKNLANYKQVRIHTHPQVWGQVARYLKELRKNFSSTKFELIDCTSTSDAVSQAQQTQLKNISDQDVLNVAIASEAAVHIYKAYIVDHSINDVTGNTTRFLVLQRRGTVELFNTEKMKVSLLTFTTEQDCPGSLVDVLTILKNFSINMCSISSRPFNNKTSTRKWQYIFYIEYDFDGSRDIWDSFYEQINLKCMEWCLWGTFPRNDRYYK; from the coding sequence ATGACCTCAACAAAGACTAAGGTACTCTTCCTAGGCCCTGTGGGTACTTATTCTCATCAAGCGGCCTTACAGCAATTCGGTGACTCAGACGATATTGAGTATATTCCTGCTCAATCTATCCCACAATGTTTCGATGATCTAGAAGGCGCTAAAGACATCACATATTCTGTTGTTCCATTAGAAAACTCTACTAATGGTCAGGTCGTATTCTCATATGACTTGTTAAGAGATAGAATGCTTGATGAAAAATGccaaaagaaacaaaatcaaattatttcatcGTTGGAAGTCATTGGCGAGCAATACGTTTCTATTGCCCATTGTTTAATAAGTCCAGTTGATATTTCTGGACCTAAAAATCTGGCCAATTATAAGCAGGTCAGGATACATACGCATCCTCAAGTATGGGGTCAGGTTGCTCGATATTTAAAGgaattgagaaaaaacttttcatcCACGAAATTTGAACTTATTGACTGTACATCTACGTCAGATGCTGTGTCACAGGCTCAACAAACccagttgaaaaatataagtGATCAAGACGTTTTGAATGTAGCAATAGCAAGTGAAGCAGCAGTACACATATATAAGGCATACATCGTTGATCATTCGATTAATGACGTAACTGGTAACACTACAAGATTTTTAGTGCTACAAAGAAGAGGTACAGTTGAACTATTCAATAcagaaaaaatgaaagtaaGTCTCTTAACCTTCACTACAGAGCAAGATTGCCCCGGTTCATTGGTTGACGTTTTGACAAttctaaaaaatttctcaataAATATGTGCTCTATTAGTTCAAGACCATTTAATAACAAGACAAGTACCAGAAAATGGCAATATATCttttatattgaatatgATTTTGATGGAAGTAGAGACATTTGGGATTCTTTCTACGAgcaaataaatttgaaatgtatGGAATGGTGTCTATGGGGCACCTTTCCTAGAAATGATAGATACTATAAATAA
- the KAFR0A08490 gene encoding uncharacterized protein (similar to Saccharomyces cerevisiae YSP1 (YHR155W) and SIP3 (YNL257C); ancestral locus Anc_1.100), giving the protein MSQMLKSNNDKHPRLQLLSVAFNEASIDTPSFRAYVNYYHTKVELLEDWMDTTNSYVEQKFKPSYSDFYRSLEVLIETMLPPPKLLNNGFVANQSFASRIIYDFDFAYSEFIKRICSIINPDDNKYSDGLLNLLTTAIRPYRTRRKNFEYYQAKYDSMLTQLHSATTSSKTLEPSYLREEANRTFEIRRSYLDASLNLVSSISTLRLSVDKFLANAIGRINQKNVFTFNENGKQINLAPTIHHYFHYYYSWLKSSVKSSKTIDDTVFQAQEQVYNQMLKQLLPSTDENQYLLKNIDSILSSTDCLVGTYPQKSGWLYMRTTVGSSDREIWVRRWCFLNDMIFGMFALSPSKTYVEETDKFGIGLINVRYFPDISRRFCFQLEIDNGKGKELIIVTLQAESVTELREWVHIMLQSKLKFNGLIKDEKDKANYNYANKRYSPQFYEFASSATTSMDQKLTSFDRNSSSLIECLRSVLAPDQVRDIIDERTFLFKIVTSPISTKLTPLAMLSGSFRYKNRKYYDGIQANIWGLNIWNQNGGISINDKEAAFLKQHLNNPLIIPDKYPKNYLNDLKIQNMQFKTIFESINYDASSKYTNCIDELLLFKISTVWTANEAQMFPSITYVTRSYLYLYMSVSGFLHFSRRKFDDFISIENDPTTPHLIKMHTHHNYHIKIYTYFEDSEAVARKMQYLVELNASHGNKSTGEILDKFNEIDDAFKQKSEKEELINDPATNKLIKAEYELGKTFWNINSTSKELVDRCKNIRQHYTKTYIQRFEIASKGLMHIIYGDTSNVFPNSYFLAARNANFNTNWYWTEERDSNGIIQLVRKIDCKMSKTDNFLFENSDKVCTSQRIIKMVENTYYEVDQDPILIKIPFCRPLKVSSKYVITELFDAENSTNSELKLSTNGSELYANYKIEFVGGNNESFIEDLIKRCVVRFSQIEHSKVKSSIDYYLDRIGKHGKVVKAIKLCGLLGVLAGDGVIQNNENLNDKESLDNFKWEGIPDTSSERSANERASVRSEAEKEKVKKTDLQSVSDGNVLCVKYTFALLIRVIMKLTVFRLINFILISFRIVMMGFTFIGTLLSQVNKTLLLGLILSIFYNIFVSARSGISYWSVRKADNFFKDIMSDKNSQKVERALYIKDIDLLTDYLVSPDDDEVLKNFNNDLTSNENKYRESRRELALKRNDLLVELKILQNMEKELVQGDYKSFLIKETENCKKAQLHYEHIWEQDKQLQSYCERCSTELQRLVPGLL; this is encoded by the coding sequence ATGTCACAGATGCTAAAATCAAACAACGATAAACATCCTAGATTACAATTACTGTCGGTGGCCTTCAATGAGGCTTCCATTGATACACCCTCGTTTAGAGCCTATGTGAACTACTATCATACTAAAGTCGAACTTCTAGAAGACTGGATGGATACGACTAATAGCTACGTTGAACAAAAGTTCAAACCTTCCTATTCTGACTTCTACAGGTCATTAGAAGTTCTTATAGAAACCATGCTGCCTCctccaaaattattaaataatgGTTTTGTAGCTAACCAATCTTTTGCTTCAAGAATAATATATGATTTTGACTTTGCATACTCTGAGTTCATCAAGAGAATCTGTTCAATTATTAATCCAgatgataataaatattcagATGGTTTGCTGAATTTGCTTACTACGGCTATTAGACCCTATAGAAccagaagaaagaattttgaatattatcagGCAAAATATGATTCAATGCTAACTCAGTTACATAGCGCCACCACTTCAAGCAAAACTTTGGAGCCTTCATATTTACGAGAGGAGGCAAATAGGACTTTTGAAATAAGGAGAAGTTATCTTGATGCTTCACTAAATTTGGTCAGTTCAATCTCAACCTTGAGATTGAGTGTGGATAAATTCTTAGCTAATGCTATAGGAAggataaatcaaaaaaatgtttttacattcaatgaaaatggaaaaCAGATCAATTTGGCTCCTACTATTCATCATTActtccattattattactcaTGGTTGAAAAGTTCTGTAAAATCATCCAAAACTATCGATGATACCGTTTTCCAAGCTCAAGAACAAGTTTATAATCAAATGCTAAAGCAGTTGCTCCCTTCGACTGATGAAAATCAGTACcttttgaagaatatcGATTCTATCTTGTCATCGACAGATTGTCTTGTGGGGACGTATCCGCAAAAGTCTGGATGGTTATATATGAGAACAACCGTAGGTTCTTCTGATAGAGAGATTTGGGTTCGAAGATGGTGTTTTTTGAATGACATGATATTTGGTATGTTTGCACTATCACCTTCAAAGACATACGTAGAAGAAACTGATAAATTCGGGATAGGTCTAATCAATGTCAGATATTTTCCTGacatttcaagaagattttgCTTTCAGCTTGAAATAGATAATGGAAAGGGTAAAGAGTTAATAATAGTCACACTACAAGCAGAAAGTGTAACAGAACTTAGAGAGTGGGTCCATATTATGTTACAATCTAAATTGAAGTTCAACGGTCTCATTAAGGATGAGAAAGATAAGGCTAATTATAATTATGCAAATAAGAGGTACTCGCCTCAGTTTTACGAATTTGCTTCTTCAGCAACAACTTCCATGGATCAGAAACTGACTTCATTTGACAGAAATTCATCTTCGTTGATCGAATGTTTGAGAAGTGTATTGGCCCCAGATCAAGTCCGTgatattattgatgaaagaacatttctattcaaaattgtaaCAAGTCCGATTTCTACTAAGCTTACGCCGTTGGCTATGCTTTCGGGTAGTTTCAGATATAAGAACAGAAAGTATTATGACGGAATTCAGGCTAATATCTGGGGACTCAATATCTGGAACCAAAATGGTGGAATTTCGATAAATGATAAGGAGGCAGCTTTCTTGAAACAACATTTGAATAACCCACTCATTATACCTGATAAATACCCCAAAAATTATCTCAACGACTTGAAAATACAAAATATGCAATTCAAAACAATATTCGAATCCATTAATTACGACGCTTCCTCCAAATATACAAATTGCATCGATGAACTGTtgcttttcaaaataagtACTGTTTGGACGGCAAACGAGGCTCAAATGTTTCCTTCCATTACCTATGTTACTAGAAGCTATCTTTATCTCTATATGAGTGTTAGCGGGTTTCTTCATTTCTcgagaagaaaatttgacgATTTTAtatccattgaaaatgacCCAACGACTCCACATCTTATAAAGATGCATACGCATCACAATTAtcatatcaaaatatacaCATATTTTGAGGATAGTGAGGCAGTAGCGAGAAAGATGCAATATCTGGTAGAATTGAATGCTTCCCATGGTAATAAATCCACCGGAGAAATTTTagataaatttaatgagATTGACGACGCTTTTAAACAAAAGTCcgaaaaagaagaattgataaACGACCCTGCTACCAATAAGTTAATTAAGGCTGAATATGAACTTGGTAAAAcattttggaatattaATAGCACCTCAAAAGAGTTAGTCGATAGATGTAAAAATATCAGACAGCACTACACAAAAACGTACATTCAGCGGTTTGAAATTGCAAGTAAGGGTTTGATGCATATAATATACGGTGATACCTCGAATGTTTTCCCAAATTCTTACTTCTTGGCTGCAAGAAATGCAAATTTCAACACAAATTGGTATTGGACGGAAGAAAGGGATTCGAATGGTATTATTCAACTTGTAAGAAAAATCGACTGTAAAATGAGTAAGACtgataattttcttttcgaaaattCTGACAAAGTCTGCACATCACAGAGGATAATCAAGATGGTTGAAAATACATATTATGAAGTTGATCAAGATCCTATTTTGATCAAAATACCATTTTGTCGTCCATTGAAAGTTTCTAGTAAATATGTTATTACTGAACTTTTTGATGCGGAAAATAGTACTAATAGTGAGTTGAAGTTGTCTACTAATGGGTCCGAGCTATATGCGAATTATAAGATTGAATTTGTAGGTGGAAACAATGAATCTTTCATCGAAGATTTGATCAAGAGATGTGTAGTTAGGTTCTCGCAAATAGAGCATAGTAAAGTTAAGTCATCGATTGATTACTATCTAGATCGGATTGGTAAGCATGGAAAAGTAGTAAAGGCTATTAAATTGTGTGGATTGTTAGGTGTGCTTGCTGGGGATGGGGTTATACagaataatgaaaatttaaatgacAAGGAAAGCCTTGATAACTTCAAATGGGAAGGAATTCCCGATACCAGTAGTGAAAGAAGCGCAAATGAAAGGGCCTCTGTGAGAAGTGAAgcagaaaaagaaaaagtcaAAAAAACTGACCTCCAGTCGGTGAGTGATGGCAATGTTCTTTGTGTTAAATATACTTTTGCTCTTTTAATCAGAGTGATTATGAAACTGACAGTTTTTCGTCTCATCAACTTTATCCTTATTTCATTTAGAATTGTCATGATGGGGTTTACTTTTATTGGTACCCTACTTTCTCAAGTGAATAAAACTTTACTTTTAGGcttaattctttcaatattttacaatattttcgTATCAGCAAGGTCAGGTATATCTTATTGGTCAGTTAGAAAGGcagataatttttttaaggACATCATGAGTGACAAAAATTCACAAAAGGTCGAAAGAGCACTCTATATTAAGGACATTGACTTGTTAACCGATTATTTGGTTAGTCCTGATGACGATGAGGTactaaaaaatttcaacaatgaCTTAACttctaatgaaaataaatatagAGAATCTCGAAGGGAACTAGCTCTTAAGAGGAACGATCTTTTGGTTGAGCTAAAGATCTTACAAAACATGGAGAAAGAGCTAGTCCAAGGGGACTATAAGAGCTTTTTAATtaaagaaacagaaaattgTAAGAAAGCACAATTACATTATGAGCATATTTGGGAGCAAGACAAGCAATTGCAAAGCTACTGTGAGCGATGCAGTACCGAGTTGCAAAGATTAGTACCAGGTTTACTGTGA
- the ATP11 gene encoding Atp11p (similar to Saccharomyces cerevisiae ATP11 (YNL315C); ancestral locus Anc_3.30), with product MPSSFATGVMLLRGNLRVTLPISSFLGHRIVIRRNYSSLDPNVLEAKYKEKLLARAKKEGLETIDQLKEHLKEEIQEKKKKLNEIDAFKQLDRINRIDKIKVNSLAFNSHETTLQSNVNLSKAFKTLDSYLKVEKAKKLSKQEIEYLWRAQWSKKSMSVSAVIPAEIFDRMINNVNEDRSFILPVFRNSSVGESGPKKEKVEMHYVQWAFAGPNTVHCLVTPLAEYKLHEEFARPHLIIEFFTDLSKDKDIVLMKGTIESGSNISVNDAQFLILNIQRFYGAMGSQSKIAKRRLELRRAFTKGSKDFTVDELIALSQSMKS from the coding sequence ATGCCCTCTAGTTTTGCTACTGGAGTGATGCTGCTAAGGGGAAACCTCCGTGTAACTTTACCCATTTCGAGCTTTTTAGGCCATAGAATAGTGATACGGAGAAATTATTCCAGCTTAGATCCTAATGTCCTGGAAGCAAAGTACAAAGAAAAGCTATTAGCCAGGGCTAAGAAGGAAGGATTGGAAACAATTGATCAGTTGAAGGAACATCtaaaggaagaaattcaggaaaagaagaaaaaactAAATGAGATCGATGCTTTTAAGCAATTGGATAGAATAAATCGAATAGATAAGATTAAAGTTAATTCATTAGCATTTAACAGCCATGAAACAACTTTACAATCCAATGTAAATCTTTCTAAAGCTTTCAAGACACTAGATTCCTATTTAAAAGTTGAAAAGGCTAAGAAGTTGTCgaaacaagaaattgaatacCTATGGAGAGCTCAATGgtcaaagaaaagtatGTCAGTTTCTGCAGTCATACCAGcagaaatatttgatagGATGATAAATAATGTAAACGAAGATAGGTCGTTTATATTACCAGTCTTCAGAAACTCTTCTGTTGGAGAAAGTGGTccaaaaaaggaaaaagtaGAGATGCACTATGTACAGTGGGCTTTTGCTGGACCAAATACAGTCCATTGCCTGGTAACTCCCCTGGCTGAGTACAAATTACATGAAGAGTTTGCCAGACCTCATTTAATAatcgaatttttcaccGACTTGAGCAAAGATAAAGACATTGTGCTGATGAAAGGTACGATAGAGTCCGGCAGTAATATATCTGTTAATGATGCACAGTTCCTCATACTtaatattcaaagattttatGGCGCAATGGGTTCTCAATCGAAAATTGCAAAGAGGAGATTGGAACTACGGAGAGCTTTTACAAAAGGTTCAAAGGACTTTACTGTGGATGAGTTAATTGCCTTGTCACAGTCTATGAAGAGTTAG
- the HXT14 gene encoding Hxt14p (similar to Saccharomyces cerevisiae HXT14 (YNL318C); ancestral locus Anc_3.23), with amino-acid sequence MSSVDSSNQEHKYNDTKNLGELNGDNQIKEVVPHEQGQLDEENLFHILDLDADQVGEADLGQIIQHSPGLSDTYNINSEQEQKKPTLLIPALICLVISFGGFIFGWDVGTIGGVVNMEEFRETFGTRYDILTDRKYLPTLQLGLMISIVNIGAMFGGLLLPKLGVSRGRKLGILISTMIYMAGILAQLINCDAWFQFFVGRAICGMGIGSLTVLVPMFISEIAPLQIRGSMVALYQLMITFGILVGNLTNYAVIRNVKYNGDEWKIPIGLGILWASILLLGLNMVPESAPFLIIKRADIEGAKESFAKMNNISPNAHMVAEFVEQMSTEAFKNNELLKQKKEIPFEFINGKPRLGLRLLIGIMIMVFQQLSGINYFFYYSTSLFANIGIQDSYITSLILSTVNFFTTFGGIILVERWGRKMCLLVGSVGMFFCMIIYASVGSFVSSNIKSGVIMIVVTCIYIMFFAATTGPVSFVLVSELFPMRTKAISMAICNSMNWMVNFVISMFTPAITSKIGFKYGYVFAGCLLASIVFVITLVPETKNKNEQEIDKIYERVTNSNK; translated from the coding sequence ATGAGCTCAGTTGATTCATCAAATCAAGAGCATAAGTATAATGATACGAAAAATTTGGGTGAACTTAATGGAGATAATCAAATAAAAGAGGTGGTACCACATGAACAGGGACAAttggatgaagaaaatttattccaTATCTTAGATCTCGATGCAGATCAGGTAGGTGAAGCAGATTTAGGACAAATTATACAACATTCACCTGGTCTATCAGACACATACAATATCAATTCAGAGCAAGAACAGAAAAAGCCAACCTTGTTAATTCCTGCATTAATATGTTTGGTCATTTCATTTGGTGGCTTTATTTTTGGTTGGGACGTTGGTACTATAGGCGGAGTGGTAAACATGGAGGAATTTAGAGAAACCTTTGGAACTAGATATGACATCTTGACTGATAGGAAATATTTACCTACCTTACAGTTAGGGCTGATGATATCCATTGTTAACATAGGGGCAATGTTTGGTGGCTTGTTATTGCCCAAACTTGGAGTTtcaagaggaagaaaattgGGTATTTTAATTTCGACAATGATATATATGGCGGGAATATTGGCCCAACTTATTAACTGCGATGCTTGGTTTCAGTTTTTTGTAGGAAGGGCAATCTGTGGAATGGGCATAGGTTCTTTAACTGTGTTAGTACCTATGTTTATTTCCGAAATTGCACCTTTACAAATCAGAGGCTCGATGGTTGCTTTATATCAATTGATGATTACCTTTGGCATTCTAGTAGGAAATCTTACAAATTATGCAGTAATCAGAAACGTTAAGTACAATGGTGATGAATGGAAGATCCCAATAGGACTCGGTATATTATGGGcatcaattcttcttttagGTCTCAATATGGTTCCAGAATCTGCCCcatttctaataataaaaagGGCTGATATTGAAGGTGCCAAAGAATCATTTGCCAAGATGAACAACATATCTCCTAATGCACACATGGTAGCTGAATTTGTTGAACAAATGTCTACAGAGGCCTTCAAAAACAACGAGTTATTgaagcaaaagaaagaaataccCTTTGAGTTCATTAACGGTAAACCTAGGCTAGGGTTACGACTACTTATAGGtataatgataatggtGTTCCAGCAACTATCAGgtataaattattttttctattataGCACTTCATTATTTGCTAATATTGGAATTCAAGATTCTTACATAACCtctttgattttatcaACTGTAAACTTTTTTACTACATTTGGGGGGATTATACTAGTTGAGAGATGGGGACGAAAGATGTGTTTACTGGTGGGCTCTGTAGGAATGTTTTTCtgcatgataatatatGCCAGTGTTGGCAGTTTCGTTTCCAGTAACATTAAAAGCGGTGTCATCATGATTGTTGTGACCTGCATTTATATCATGTTTTTTGCAGCTACAACAGGCCCTGTTTCATTTGTCCTGGTATCAGAGTTATTTCCAATGAGAACTAAGGCTATTTCGATGGCGATTTGTAATTCTATGAATTGGATGGTAAACTTTGTTATCTCCATGTTTACACCTGCAATAacatcaaaaattggattCAAATATGGCTATGTCTTTGCTGGATGCTTATTGGCTTCAATTGTGTTTGTGATAACTCTTGTTCCTGAGACTAAAAACAAGAATGAGCAAGAAATAGATAAAATCTACGAAAGAGTGACAAACTCGAACAAATAA